The Tenuifilum thalassicum genome includes the window GAGTCTAACCAACGATGAACTTCGACAGGAATCTGCTAAGCTGAAGAAGGTTGTTCGCGATTATATTGCTGAAGACGAAGCAAAGCTCGAGGAGCTAAAGGCTCAAATGGAATCCGATGAAATTGGATATGACGAAAAGGATAGAATTTATAAGGAGATTGAAAAGCTAACTGAGCGTATTGACGAAAAAATTGAGGAAATACTCAACGAAATACTTCCCGATGCCTTTGCTATTGTTAAGGATACTGCTCGTCGTTTCAAGGAGAACGAAACCATCGAGGTTACCGCTACCGATTTTGACCGCCAACTGGCAGCAGAAAAAGATTTTGTAACCATTAATGGCGATAAGGCTATATACAAAAATCGCTGGATGGCTGGTGGTAATGAGATTGTATGGGACATGGTTCACTACGATGTGCAGCTTATTGGTGGAGTTGTTTTGCATCAAGGCAAAATTGCCGAGATGGCCACAGGTGAAGGGAAAACCTTAGTTGCTACCCTACCGGTGTTCCTAAATGCTCTTGCTGGTAAAGGCGTTCACGTGGTAACCGTAAACGACTACCTGGCACGTCGTGACTCTGAATGGATGGGACCAATTTACCAATTCCATGGCCTATCGGTTGATTGTATCGACAAGCACCAACCAAACTCCGAAGATCGTCGTCAGGCATACAATAGCGATATTACTTTTGGTACAAATAACGAGTTTGGCTTCGATTATCTTCGCGATAACATGGCCATTGCCCCTGAAGATTTGGTGCAACGAAAGCATCACTATGCCATTGTGGACGAGGTTGACTCGGTTTTAATTGACGATGCCCGTACCCCACTTATTATCTCAGGTCCAGTTCCTAAAGGCGACGACCAGCTGTTTGAAGAGTATCGACCCAAAGTGGAAAAGCTGGTTAGCGCCCAACGTGCACTCATCACCCAAATACTTTCCGATGCTCGTAAAATGCTTTCCGAAGGTAAAACCGAAGAAGCTGGTAAATTGCTGCTACGTGCACATAAAGGATGGCCTAAGTACAAACCCCTTATTAAGCTGTTAAGCGAACAAGGTAATAAGGCGCTGTTGCTCAAAACCGAAAACTACTACATGCAGGACAACAACCGCAACATGCATCTTATTACCGATGATTTGTTCTTTGTTATTGACGAAAAGCAAAACTCTGTTGAACTAACCGATAAAGGTATCGACCTGATAACAAGTACAGCCGACGACCCGAAATTCTTTGTTCTGCCCGATATTGGAAGCGAAATTGCCGATATTGAGAAGATGGACATCTCTCATGGAGAGAAGTTGGCTAAAAAAGATGAGCTTCTAAGAGATTTTGCAGTAAAATCGGAGCGCGTTCATACAGTTCATCAGCTTCTTAAGGCATACACCATGTTCGAAAAGGATGTGGAGTATGTGGTGATGGACAACAAGGTAAAAATTGTTGATGAGCAAACAGGCCGTATACTTGAAGGACGTAGATATTCCGATGGTTTGCACCAAGCGATTGAGGCCAAAGAACGCGTAAAAGTAGAAGCTGCTACACAAACATTCGCCACAATCACCCTTCAGAACTACTTCCGTATGTACCACAAACTTGCGGGTATGACTGGTACTGCCGAAACTGAAGCTGGTGAGTTCTGGAGCATCTATAAACTTGATGTGGTTGTTATTCCAACCAACAAGCCTGTTATTAGAGAGGACAAAGAAGATTTGGTATACAAAACCAAGCGTGAAAAATACAATGCCGTTATCGATGAGATAGTTCGATTAAGAGAAGCAAACAGACCTGTTCTGGTTGGTACCACATCTGTAGAAGTTTCGGAGCTATTAAGCCGAATGCTAAAGCTTAAAGGGATAAAACATAATGTGCTAAATGCTAAACAGCACCAACGCGAGGCCGAAATTGTTGCGCATGCCGGATTACCTAAAACAGTAACCATAGCAACCAATATGGCTGGTCGTGGTACCGACATAAAGCTAACACCCGAGTCGAGAGCGGCTGGAGGTTTGGCTATCATCGGAACCGAGCGCCACGAATCACGCCGTGTCGACCGTCAGTTGCGAGGTCGTGCAGGACGTCAAGGCGACCCAGGCTCATCGCAATTCTACGTTTCGCTTGAGGATGACCTAATGCGACTA containing:
- the secA gene encoding preprotein translocase subunit SecA, encoding MGLNNLLTKFFGTKSDRDLREIMPIVNKIREVYPKYKSLTNDELRQESAKLKKVVRDYIAEDEAKLEELKAQMESDEIGYDEKDRIYKEIEKLTERIDEKIEEILNEILPDAFAIVKDTARRFKENETIEVTATDFDRQLAAEKDFVTINGDKAIYKNRWMAGGNEIVWDMVHYDVQLIGGVVLHQGKIAEMATGEGKTLVATLPVFLNALAGKGVHVVTVNDYLARRDSEWMGPIYQFHGLSVDCIDKHQPNSEDRRQAYNSDITFGTNNEFGFDYLRDNMAIAPEDLVQRKHHYAIVDEVDSVLIDDARTPLIISGPVPKGDDQLFEEYRPKVEKLVSAQRALITQILSDARKMLSEGKTEEAGKLLLRAHKGWPKYKPLIKLLSEQGNKALLLKTENYYMQDNNRNMHLITDDLFFVIDEKQNSVELTDKGIDLITSTADDPKFFVLPDIGSEIADIEKMDISHGEKLAKKDELLRDFAVKSERVHTVHQLLKAYTMFEKDVEYVVMDNKVKIVDEQTGRILEGRRYSDGLHQAIEAKERVKVEAATQTFATITLQNYFRMYHKLAGMTGTAETEAGEFWSIYKLDVVVIPTNKPVIREDKEDLVYKTKREKYNAVIDEIVRLREANRPVLVGTTSVEVSELLSRMLKLKGIKHNVLNAKQHQREAEIVAHAGLPKTVTIATNMAGRGTDIKLTPESRAAGGLAIIGTERHESRRVDRQLRGRAGRQGDPGSSQFYVSLEDDLMRLFGSDRIARVMDAMGHKEGDVIQHSMVSKSIERAQKKVEENNFGIRKRLLEYDDVMNAQREVIYKRRRHALFGERIDVDISNMFMDVCEAIVSEFHGTYSFEDFKLEIIRQFSLDVPITEEEYLDLKSSEIAERLYKVAIESYDRKAQDIARQAYPVIKEVYEKQSAVYENIVVPISDGQKTYQIVANLKKAYESGGKELIKAFTKNVILFTIDEYWKEHLREMDELKQSVQNAVYEQKDPLLIYKLEAFNLFRDMIDKLNREIVSILVKAFIPLRDPNQVQEARQRRRTDMSKYQTSRNDALQAAANTQEKTQQPVKVEVKVGRNDPCPCGSGKKYKHCHGKNQ